The Humulus lupulus chromosome 4, drHumLupu1.1, whole genome shotgun sequence genome has a window encoding:
- the LOC133833108 gene encoding putative disease resistance protein RGA1 codes for MSCRIEGINKKLATISSDRNFLLEKGREETPSVRRVRDTHSYVRKEDVIGREEDISVIINKFLLESCEESVLVLAIVGIGGLGKTTLAQSVFNDEQVQKHFELKIWVCVSDNFDLKLIVKSIIESAKGENSVGDIGMEPLRKKLGEVLGGKRYFLVLDDMWEENRNKLLELKTLITSGENVGSRVVVTTRSEKSAKFIASKQQPYQLGILDEDQSWSLFRKVAFEDGSQELENTSIVKIGKEIVERCKGIPLAIKTIGNLLYGKSKESEWSSFNKEFSKISEQQDDDILPTLRLSYDHLASHLKLCFAYCSLFPKDYNIEVKTLVNLWMGQGFLKLSDPSQDQCLEDVGYEWFMNLLEGSFFQDVEVDKCGIIKRCKMHDLMHDLAVQVAGAECATFANIKETTHHVSFTSHTYSKSEIPASLAHAKMIQTILHFSASKDQTFCNAIISNCKSIRCLDLNTSRMKLVSNSIGKLKHLRYLDLSWNSRLNILPNSITNLLNLQTLKLNKWSQLQELPRDIEKLINLRHLELSSCGKLNSLPSGLGQLMQLRYLKLSWNDGLLSIPDSTSGLSNLETLNLNGCSQLQELPRDIEKLINLKHLEIYCCDKLEYVPYGLGQLINLQTLSSYMLMKRKKSIPRHGGELKELMRLNNLRGDLEVKNLSHEKDVAAEYGSAELKHKKYLRSLTLEWDSHVEIDEAEAIVGYEMSMEGLQPHENLLELWLENYGGVKLSNWLSSLTNLVNLNLINCKKCEYLVSLNQFHCLKVLKLWRLESLEYISNNSCNEDVSASTKTLLPSLQNLVLIGLPNLKGWWREIVISGEEEVDHSFAAANEEDKHMSLPCLPSLSKLQIQDCARLTCLPLYPQLEQLTLKNSRLNPLEETFRMKMMMSSSAASSFSPLSKLKTLYLTKIEDLECLPDWFEGLTSSLNKLYIWDCPKLKDLCPGILHLSSLRNLWISKCEGLADMLNGDDGIMWKALNGRLHSLQLWSLPNIVTVLPKGIQHLTSLQQLEVLGSDSLTTIPEWIHNLKSLKNLEFNGCPNLTSFPEGIRSLTNLNSLTISICPMLLKRCKREIGEDWDKISHIQNLELDEEENEVTLERMHDHEGYRSNEMIQRKI; via the exons ATGAGTTGTAGAATAGAAGGCATCAATAAAAAACTAGCTACCATTTCCAGTGATAGGAACTTCCTTTTGGAGAAAGGACGTGAAGAGACCCCGAGTGTTAGGAGAGTGAGAGATACTCACTCCTATGTACGTAAGGAAGATGTTATTGGGAGAGAAGAAGATATATCAGTTATCATAAATAAGTTTTTGTTGGAAAGTTGTGAAGAAAGTGTCTTGGTGCTAGCCATTGTAGGCATAGGTGGGTTAGGAAAAACCACTCTTGCTCAAAGTGTTTTTAATGATGAACAAGTCCAAAAGCATTTCGAGTTAAAGATTTGGGTATGCGTGTCTGATAATTTTGACTTGAAATTAATTGTGAAAAGCATCATTGAGTCTGCGAAAGGTGAGAATAGTGTGGGAGACATAGGAATGGAGCCGCTACGGAAGAAACTTGGGGAAGTACTTGGTGGCAAGCGGTATTTTCTTGTACTAGATGATATGTGGGAGGAAAATCGTAATAAGTTGTTGGAGTTAAAAACTTTAATCACAAGTGGTGAAAATGTAGGGAGTAGAGTTGTAGTAACTACTCGGAGTGAAAAGAGTGCTAAATTTATAGCTAGCAAACAACAACCATATCAATTGGGGATTCTTGATGAAGATCAATCTTGGTCTTTATTTAGAAAAGTTGCTTTTGAAGATGGATCACAAGAGCTCGAAAACACTAGTATTGTGAAGATTGGAAAGGAGATTGTGGAAAGGTGCAAAGGAATCCCCCTAGCTATAAAAACAATAGGAAATCTATTGTATGGTAAAAGTAAGGAATCAGAGTGGTCTTCTTTTAATAAGGAATTTTCAAAAATATCAGAACAACAAGACGATGATATCTTACCTACCCTTAGATTGAGCTATGATCATCTTGCCTCCCATTTGAAACTTTGTTTTGCCTATTGTAGTTTATTTCCTAAAGACTACAATATTGAGGTAAAAACTTTAGTTAACCTTTGGATGGGGCAAGGATTTCTTAAGCTATCAGATCCAAGTCAAGATCAATGTTTGGAGGATGTGGGTTACGAATGGTTTATGAATTTGTTGGAAGGGTCATTCTTTCAAGATGTTGAAGTAGATAAATGTGGCATTATAAAAAGATGCAAAATGCATGATCTGATGCATGATCTTGCAGTTCAAGTAGCAGGAGCAGAATGTGCTACTTTTGCAAATATCAAGGAAACTACTCATCACGTGTCCTTTACAAGTCATACTTACTCCAAAAGTGAAATACCAGCTTCGTTGGCGCATGCTAAAATGATTCAAACAATTCTTCACTTTTCTGCTTCGAAGGACCAGACATTTTGCAATGCAATTATATCAAACTGTAAGTCCATACGTTGTTTGGATTTGAATACTTCAAGGATGAAGTTAGTATCAAATTCTATTGGCAAGTTGAAACACTTGAGATATTTAGATCTCTCGTGGAATTCTAGACTCAACATACTTCCCAATTCAATTACTAATTTGCTGAATTTGCAAACACTGAAACTCAATAAATGGTCACAACTTCAAGAACTACCTAGAGATATTGAGAAACTCATCAATCTTAGGCATCTTGAACTTTCTTCATGTGGCAAATTAAATTCTTTGCCAAGTGGACTAGGTCAGTTGATGCAATTGAGGTACTTGAAACTTTCTTGGAATGATGGTTTATTGTCAATACCAGATTCAACTAGTGGTTTGTCGAATTTGGAAACACTGAATCTCAATGGTTGCTCACAACTCCAAGAACTACCTAGAGATATTGAGAAACTCATCAACCTTAAGCATCTGGAAATTTATTGTTGTGATAAATTAGAGTATGTGCCATATGGATTGGGCCAGCTAATTAATCTTCAGACATTATCGAGTTACATGCTAATGAAGAGAAAGAAATCTATCCCAAGGCATGGTGGTGAGCTGAAAGAATTGATGAGACTGAACAACTTGAGAGGTGATTTGGAAGTTAAAAATTTGAGCCATGAAAAAGATGTGGCAGCAGAGTATGGGAGTGCAGAATTAAAGCATAAAAAATATCTTCGATCTCTGACATTGGAGTGGGATTCTCATGTTGAAATTGATGAGGCAGAGGCCATTGTTGGTTATGAAATGTCAATGGAAGGCCTTCAGCCACACGAAAATCTTCTAGAACTATGGTTAGAAAATTATGGGGGTGTCAAGCTCTCCAACTGGCTCTCATCACTTACAAACTTGGTCAACTTAAATTTGATAAATTGCAAGAAATGTGAGTATCTAGTTTCATTGAATCAATTCCACTGTCTCAAGGTTTTGAAACTTTGGAGGTTGGAGTCTTTAGAGTACATATCAAACAATAGTTGCAATGAAGACGTATCTGCGTCAACAAAAACATTATTGCCATCTCTACAGAACCTTGTGTTAATTGGGTTGCCTAATCTAAAGGGATGGTGGAGAGAGATTGTAATTAGTGGTGAAGAAGAAGTTGATCATTCTTTTGCTGCTGCAAATGAAGAAGACAAACACATGTCCTTGCCTTGTCTCCCTTCTCTTTCTAAATTACAAATACAAGATTGTGCTAGGCTGACTTGCTTGCCACTTTACCCACAGTTGGAACAGCTGACTCTGAAGAATAGCAGATTGAATCCATTGGAAGAGACATTCagaatgaagatgatgatgagcAGTAGCGCTGCATCTTCTTTCTCTCCTCTCTCCAAATTGAAAACACTATATCTAACTAAGATTGAGGATCTAGAATGTCTTCCGGATTGGTTCGAAGGCCTTACTTCTTCTCTCAATAAATTGTATATTTGGGATTGCCCTAAATTGAAGGATTTGTGTCCAGGTATTCTACATCTCTCGTCACTTCGAAATCTGTGGATTTCAAAATGCGAGGGGTTAGCAGACATGCTTAATGGTGATGATGGCATTATGTGGAAAGCCCTAAATGGAAGACTCCACTCGCTACAACTATGGTCGTTGCCAAATATAGTGACTGTTCTTCCTAAGGGTATCCAACATCTTACAAGTCTGCAACAACTTGAAGTTTTAGGTAGTGATAGTCTGACAACAATTCCAGAGTGGATCCACAACCTCAAATCACTTAAGAATCTTGAGTTTAATGGATGCCCCAATCTGACATCATTCCCTGAAGGAATTAGAAGCCTCACCAATTTGAACTCACTGACCATTAGCATTTGTCCCATGTTATTGAAGAGATGCAAAAGGGAAATAGGTGAAGATTGGGATAAGATTTCCCATATACAAAACTTGGAGTTAGACGAAGAAGAAAATGAG GTTACTTTGGAGAGGATGCATGACCATGAGGGTTATAGAAGCAATGAGATGATCCAAAGAAAAATATGA